DNA from Bacteroidales bacterium:
TAATTAATTTCTAAATTCTGCAGACTATTGGTTCTTACCAAAATTAACTCACGGATTTTGGGTAATTATAGACATATCTGTAAGGTTGATAATATGTTCATAACTTTTCTAATTTCAACTTTTTAATTTATATAATAATTTGCTTTTTTGTTTCAAAAATGCACCATGGAAGATAATGAAGCAACGTCGCAAAAGCAGAAAAAAGTACCCTATTACCGCAAACCAGAAGACCTTAGTATAGATGAATGGCAAGCTGCCTTAAGAAAACAGTTTGCCGCCGACCAGGACTTTGACATAAAAAATATTGGCAATCATCCGGTATTTTCGGATTTTGAGGTTTATAATCCAAAATCTGAAAAAACCTACAAAGTATCTATCCGGGATAACGTACAGAGCCACAATTTCTGTTCCTGCCCTGATTTCAAGGTAAATGGGCTGGGTACCTGCAAACACATTGAAAATGTACTGTTAACCCTGAAGAAAAAAAAGAGCAACTGGAAATATTTCAATCAAACCCAACCCCATGCTTACGCCTCATTGAGCATATATTACGGAAAAGAAAGAAGTCTTCGGTTAAAGCCGGGGAGTGAGAACGGCGAGAAAATTAAACAACTCTTTAATCCCATTATTAACAATGAAGGATATATTCAACCCGGCCATATCATGGAGTTGGAGAGATACATTCAGAAAGCCACATCCATTGATCCGAATTTCAGGGTTTACCCCGATGTTTATGAATTTATCCAGGGATGCAAGCAACAAATAGAAAGAGAACGTCTGACTGACAAGATTTTCCCTGAAGGCACAGAAAGTCGCATTTTTGAAGAGCTTATCAAAACAAAACTCTATCCTTATCAAAAAGAAGCCGTGTTAAAGGCTTTTAAAGCAGGGCGAGTACTGATAGCCGATGAGATGGGGCTGGGGAAAACCATACAGGCCATTGCAACCGTTGAATTGTTTGCCCGGTATTCTCAGGTCAGAAGTGTTTTAATTGTATGCCCTACGTCCCTGAAATATCAATGGCAGAAAGAAATAGAAAAATTCACCGACAGAACCACCCTGATGGTTGAAGGCTTAATTCATAAAAGAAAAAAGCTGTATAAACAGGAAGAATTTTATAAGATCATCAGCTACGGGGTTACCAGAAATGATCTGGAACATATCAATGAAGCCTCACCCGACCTGGTTATTCTTGACGAAGCGCAACGAATAAAAAACTGGCAAACAAAAACGGCACAGGCTGTAAAAAAGATCCAATCCCGCTTTGCCCTCGTGCTGACCGGCACGCCGCTTGAAAACCGTTTGCAGGAGCTTCATTCCATCGTGGAGTTCATCGACATGTACAAACTCGGACCCCTGTTTCGCTTCCTTCATAACCATGAAATAACGGATGAAGCAGGAAAGGTTACCGGTTACAGGAATCTGAAATCGATCAACAAAACCCTCGAGCCCATTTTGATCCGTCGGACAAAGAAAGAGATCATTAATCAATTGCCCGGCAGGATCGACAAGAATTTTTTCGTGGAGTTGACCGAGGAACAAATGAAAGACCATCATGCGTATTATGAAAACGTATGCAGACTGGTAAATAAATGGAGGAGACAGGGATTTCTGAATGAAGAAGATCGACAAAATTTGCTGATCAACCTTTCCTGTATGAGAATGACCAGTGATTCAACGTATATTCTCAATCCCCAAAAA
Protein-coding regions in this window:
- a CDS encoding DEAD/DEAH box helicase, which encodes MEDNEATSQKQKKVPYYRKPEDLSIDEWQAALRKQFAADQDFDIKNIGNHPVFSDFEVYNPKSEKTYKVSIRDNVQSHNFCSCPDFKVNGLGTCKHIENVLLTLKKKKSNWKYFNQTQPHAYASLSIYYGKERSLRLKPGSENGEKIKQLFNPIINNEGYIQPGHIMELERYIQKATSIDPNFRVYPDVYEFIQGCKQQIERERLTDKIFPEGTESRIFEELIKTKLYPYQKEAVLKAFKAGRVLIADEMGLGKTIQAIATVELFARYSQVRSVLIVCPTSLKYQWQKEIEKFTDRTTLMVEGLIHKRKKLYKQEEFYKIISYGVTRNDLEHINEASPDLVILDEAQRIKNWQTKTAQAVKKIQSRFALVLTGTPLENRLQELHSIVEFIDMYKLGPLFRFLHNHEITDEAGKVTGYRNLKSINKTLEPILIRRTKKEIINQLPGRIDKNFFVELTEEQMKDHHAYYENVCRLVNKWRRQGFLNEEDRQNLLINLSCMRMTSDSTYILNPQKRHDNKIGELIQLLENVMETEDNKIVIFSEWKKMLELVIQALEKRGIDYVYLNGDLSTKERKRIISRFHSEKRLKIFLSTDSGGLGLNLQCANVIVNLDLPWNPAKLEQRIARVYRLGQNQHVYIYNFISKYSIEHRIFYLLGFKKSVFSGTLDGEKDTVRLDDKGFMETVETLTEVNPENGKDAAPGKEKVTVQGEDHRENERVKEYQSDENELWNDREGKDKKEKEAEEKDLNGEKSVTRQKTGKQKEGIFRRIGKGFRKLLKKFR